In Opitutaceae bacterium TAV5, one genomic interval encodes:
- a CDS encoding molecular chaperone DnaJ (chaperone Hsp40; co-chaperone with DnaK; Participates actively in the response to hyperosmotic and heat shock by preventing the aggregation of stress-denatured proteins and by disaggregating proteins, also in an autonomous, dnaK-independent fashion), which produces MAAKEDYYDLLGVSKNANDDELKKAYRKKAIQYHPDKNPGNKEAEEKFKQISEAYEALKDPQKRAAYDRYGHAAFAPGGGMGGARGPGGAGGGGFHDPFDIFREVFGGGGGGGMGGFEEFFGGGGGRRGGGGQDGDDLRYDLEISLEEAARGVEKEITFRKASTCDHCHGSGAEPGSKRVKCPTCHGSGRVQTRLGPFVTQQACPTCGGAGERIEKPCSVCHGEGRVQKTAKVHVRIPAGVDTGTRLRSSGNGEAGVGGGQPGDLYIVLTVKTHELFERQGDDLFCEIPIKFTLATLGGSIEVPTLSGRASLKIPVGTQSGTTFRLRGKGVPSLHQRGRTGDQLVRVHVEVPQTLTGEQRKLLEEFARVSGDADQPTSQGWFDKAKKFF; this is translated from the coding sequence ATGGCTGCCAAGGAAGACTATTACGACCTTTTGGGCGTTTCCAAAAACGCCAACGACGACGAGCTGAAAAAAGCCTACCGCAAAAAGGCCATCCAGTATCACCCGGACAAGAATCCGGGCAACAAGGAGGCCGAGGAGAAATTCAAGCAGATCTCCGAGGCCTATGAAGCGCTCAAGGATCCGCAGAAACGCGCGGCCTACGATCGCTATGGCCATGCCGCGTTCGCGCCCGGCGGCGGCATGGGCGGAGCGCGCGGCCCCGGCGGCGCGGGCGGCGGCGGTTTTCACGATCCGTTCGACATTTTCCGCGAAGTCTTCGGCGGCGGCGGGGGCGGCGGCATGGGCGGCTTCGAGGAATTTTTCGGCGGAGGCGGCGGACGTCGCGGCGGCGGAGGTCAGGATGGCGACGACCTGCGTTACGACCTCGAAATCTCGCTCGAGGAAGCCGCCCGCGGCGTGGAAAAGGAGATCACGTTCCGCAAGGCCTCGACGTGCGACCACTGCCACGGCAGCGGCGCCGAGCCCGGCTCGAAGCGCGTGAAGTGCCCCACCTGCCACGGCAGCGGCCGGGTGCAGACACGGCTCGGCCCCTTCGTCACGCAGCAGGCCTGCCCGACGTGCGGCGGCGCGGGCGAGCGGATCGAGAAACCCTGCTCGGTCTGCCACGGCGAAGGCCGCGTGCAGAAAACGGCCAAGGTGCACGTGCGCATCCCGGCGGGTGTCGATACCGGCACGCGCCTGCGCTCCAGCGGCAACGGCGAGGCCGGCGTCGGCGGCGGCCAGCCGGGCGATCTCTACATCGTGCTCACGGTGAAAACCCACGAGCTTTTCGAGCGCCAGGGCGACGACCTGTTTTGCGAGATTCCGATCAAGTTCACGCTGGCGACGCTCGGCGGTTCGATCGAGGTGCCGACGCTTTCCGGACGCGCCTCGCTCAAGATCCCGGTCGGAACGCAGAGCGGCACGACCTTCCGCCTGCGCGGCAAGGGGGTGCCCTCGCTCCACCAGCGCGGCCGCACCGGTGACCAGCTCGTGCGCGTGCACGTCGAGGTGCCGCAAACGCTGACCGGCGAGCAACGCAAGCTGCTGGAAGAATTTGCCCGCGTGAGCGGCGACGCCGACCAGCCGACCTCGCAAGGCTGGTTCGACAAGGCGAAGAAGTTTTTCTGA
- a CDS encoding alanine racemase yields MITYEQFSANVARVETQIAAACSKAGRLPSEVTLLAVTKTHPAEAVEYAARYGLRSVGENRVQEGVDKRAHSTAPIRWELIGHLQSNKAALAAAHFERIQSVDTPKLLARLDAAAAGLGKTLAVLLQINAGRDEAKFGAEIEDAPRLLDVALTLPHLRVDGLMTIAPLSDEPDVAKRTFETLRSLRDELVASRGVPLNELSMGMSGDMEAAIAAGSTCVRIGTALYGARE; encoded by the coding sequence ATGATCACCTACGAACAATTTTCCGCCAATGTCGCCCGCGTCGAGACGCAGATCGCCGCCGCCTGCTCGAAGGCCGGCCGCCTGCCCTCCGAAGTCACGCTGCTGGCCGTCACCAAGACGCATCCGGCCGAGGCCGTGGAATACGCCGCGCGCTACGGCCTGCGCTCCGTCGGCGAAAACCGCGTGCAGGAGGGCGTGGACAAACGCGCGCACTCCACCGCGCCGATCCGCTGGGAGCTCATCGGGCACCTGCAATCCAACAAGGCCGCGCTCGCCGCCGCGCATTTCGAGCGCATCCAGAGCGTGGATACACCCAAACTTCTTGCCCGGCTCGACGCTGCCGCCGCCGGGCTCGGCAAGACGCTGGCCGTGCTCCTGCAAATCAACGCCGGGCGCGACGAGGCGAAATTCGGCGCGGAAATCGAGGATGCCCCGCGACTCCTCGACGTGGCGCTGACCCTGCCCCACCTGCGCGTGGACGGCCTCATGACCATCGCGCCGCTGAGCGACGAGCCCGACGTGGCGAAACGTACGTTCGAGACGCTGCGCTCGCTGCGCGACGAACTGGTCGCCAGCCGCGGCGTGCCCCTCAACGAGCTGTCGATGGGCATGAGCGGCGACATGGAGGCGGCGATCGCCGCCGGCAGCACCTGCGTGCGCATCGGCACCGCGCTCTACGGCGCACGGGAGTGA
- a CDS encoding Cys/Met metabolism pyridoxal-phosphate-dependent protein: MPTTLTHLPPGTRIPDRLHGVSCSLPTMRAVIGYEEKDPEITRHMTSGYPRFVVHPLIRQAAAHLMQQRGDDTHDVWLASSLCAATALIAWLDDPRATLLADAPLPGVLVPRDRDPELGRRAKTFLQNTGMFLSSRAAEDYLVREGVLPAAEPEALFGRDEKDANDRRDGRDSETLARAAEHHVIDTLAGYYETAPDDVFLAPSGMNAIHSVLAIATRLQRARGRRKWVQLGWLYLDTIALLEKYHAAAPGDHITLPNAADSAALRELFAREGGAIAGVLAEVPTNPLVQTPDVAALAALCREHGALLVIDTSVLSPLNLNVLPHADIVVQSLTKYTASDGDVLLGAVAINDRSPYATTFREALPETLEPVYSRDVARLAAQIGETPEVIAQINRTVPDVVAFLENHPRVDRVYWSGQTDAGSGAHYAAIARTPQSAGGMVSFSLAADFPLERFYDRVRLAKGPSFGMKTTLISPFIYLAHYDLVTSETGRATLAAAGIPVGLLRLSIGCEPAGEIIEALAEALA, encoded by the coding sequence ATGCCGACGACGCTCACGCACCTGCCACCGGGCACCCGCATTCCCGACCGCCTTCACGGCGTCTCCTGCAGCCTGCCCACCATGCGCGCGGTCATCGGCTACGAGGAAAAGGACCCGGAAATCACCCGGCACATGACGTCCGGCTACCCGCGCTTTGTCGTGCATCCGCTCATCCGCCAGGCCGCTGCCCACCTTATGCAGCAGCGTGGCGACGACACGCACGACGTCTGGCTCGCCTCCTCGCTCTGCGCCGCCACCGCGCTCATCGCCTGGCTCGACGATCCCCGCGCCACGCTCCTCGCCGACGCCCCCCTGCCCGGCGTCCTCGTGCCTCGCGACCGTGATCCCGAACTGGGCCGCCGCGCCAAGACGTTCCTGCAAAACACCGGCATGTTTCTCTCCTCGCGCGCCGCCGAAGATTATCTGGTGCGCGAAGGCGTGCTGCCGGCGGCAGAGCCGGAAGCGTTGTTCGGAAGAGACGAAAAGGACGCAAACGACAGAAGGGACGGCAGGGACAGCGAGACCCTCGCCCGCGCGGCGGAGCATCACGTGATCGATACGCTCGCCGGCTACTATGAGACCGCGCCGGACGATGTCTTCCTCGCGCCAAGCGGCATGAACGCCATCCACTCCGTGCTCGCCATCGCCACGCGTCTCCAGCGGGCGCGCGGTCGCCGCAAGTGGGTGCAGCTCGGCTGGCTCTACCTCGACACCATCGCCCTCCTCGAAAAGTACCATGCCGCCGCGCCCGGCGACCATATCACCCTGCCCAACGCCGCCGACTCGGCCGCGCTCCGCGAGCTTTTTGCGCGCGAAGGCGGCGCCATCGCCGGTGTCCTCGCCGAGGTGCCGACCAACCCCCTCGTGCAGACGCCCGACGTGGCCGCGCTCGCCGCGCTCTGCCGCGAACACGGCGCGCTCCTCGTCATCGACACCAGCGTCCTGTCGCCGCTCAACCTGAACGTGCTCCCGCATGCCGACATCGTGGTGCAGTCGCTCACCAAGTACACCGCCAGCGACGGCGACGTGCTGCTCGGCGCCGTGGCCATCAACGATCGTAGTCCATATGCAACTACATTCCGCGAGGCGCTGCCCGAGACGCTGGAGCCGGTTTATTCGCGCGACGTGGCCCGCCTGGCGGCCCAGATCGGCGAGACGCCTGAAGTCATCGCGCAGATCAACCGCACCGTGCCGGACGTCGTCGCGTTTCTCGAAAACCATCCCCGCGTGGATCGCGTTTACTGGTCGGGCCAGACCGACGCCGGATCGGGCGCCCACTATGCGGCCATCGCGCGCACGCCGCAATCGGCCGGCGGCATGGTCAGCTTTTCGCTCGCGGCGGATTTTCCGCTGGAGCGTTTCTACGACCGCGTGCGCCTGGCCAAGGGGCCGAGCTTCGGGATGAAAACCACGCTCATCTCGCCCTTCATTTACCTGGCGCACTACGACCTCGTGACGAGCGAGACCGGTCGTGCCACGCTCGCCGCCGCCGGCATCCCCGTCGGATTGCTGAGGCTCTCCATCGGCTGTGAACCGGCTGGCGAAATCATCGAAGCCCTCGCCGAGGCCCTCGCCTGA
- a CDS encoding peptidase S8, with the protein MRTSSSGHHIGLLTLSLLGSSLASPAAFATTAAEIAGLTGATVFYENGITGENASVANIEAGHFWTGHTSLSWVEDDALYTPSGGRGPGAWSATDDATAHATAVAQIIAGRDSGSTGSTNWNGIAYGASLYSGSIATDGSISGNNFSTSSAIIRAAYEYYFQAGVDVINSSWGGEVTSSSAWITGIINGLAGQYTSTTVVVAAGNDGSPAGSSTSTVGTPAVGLNVISVGALNAAGTAVASYSSRGTVDIADSSGNVVGTHVAVQIVTYGTDVTVASTTSNSTGSSTGSGTSYAAPVVAGAASLLVSAAKSNTSWSDDTIADATDSRVIKAILMNSATKIEGWDNGQTAVESYTFNGTSYSNVIVTTRALDTRSGAGALNLTSAWSQYITNASWTLATIASGFTDTYTFDASVSSQSVITVTLAWYAGYNSTDYSISALTDLDLQIWTTDGDGNLLALLATSATAADTTEHLSFLLDTDTATSIAICVVSNGTVIGTENSVTYALAWDLEFVTSAIPEPAGVAFACGTAMLILVVWRRRAT; encoded by the coding sequence ATGCGCACCTCTTCATCGGGCCACCACATCGGACTGCTGACCTTGTCTCTCCTCGGTTCGTCGCTGGCGAGCCCGGCGGCTTTTGCCACGACGGCGGCGGAGATCGCCGGACTGACGGGAGCCACCGTCTTTTACGAAAATGGCATCACCGGAGAAAACGCCAGCGTGGCCAATATCGAGGCCGGGCATTTCTGGACGGGCCACACCTCGCTTTCATGGGTGGAGGACGATGCCCTGTACACGCCGTCGGGAGGGCGGGGGCCCGGCGCATGGAGCGCGACCGACGACGCCACCGCTCACGCGACGGCGGTCGCGCAGATCATCGCCGGGCGCGATTCCGGCAGCACCGGCTCGACGAACTGGAACGGCATCGCTTACGGAGCCAGCCTCTACTCGGGCTCCATCGCCACGGATGGCTCCATCAGCGGGAACAATTTCAGCACCAGCTCTGCCATCATCCGGGCGGCGTATGAGTATTATTTCCAGGCGGGTGTCGATGTCATCAACAGCAGTTGGGGCGGCGAGGTTACTTCCTCCTCTGCCTGGATCACGGGCATCATCAACGGCCTTGCCGGGCAGTACACGAGCACCACGGTGGTGGTAGCGGCGGGCAACGACGGCTCTCCGGCCGGATCCTCCACCAGCACGGTCGGCACGCCGGCGGTCGGCCTCAACGTCATCTCGGTCGGCGCGCTGAACGCGGCCGGCACCGCGGTGGCCAGCTACAGCAGCCGGGGCACCGTGGACATCGCCGACTCTTCCGGCAATGTCGTGGGCACCCATGTCGCCGTGCAGATCGTCACGTATGGCACCGATGTGACGGTGGCCTCCACAACCAGCAATTCCACGGGCAGCTCCACCGGCTCGGGCACGAGCTACGCGGCGCCGGTCGTGGCGGGCGCCGCCTCCCTGCTGGTCAGCGCCGCGAAAAGCAATACCTCATGGAGCGATGACACCATCGCCGACGCCACCGATTCGCGTGTCATCAAGGCGATCCTCATGAACTCGGCCACCAAGATCGAGGGATGGGACAACGGGCAGACGGCCGTCGAATCTTACACGTTCAACGGGACCTCGTATTCCAACGTCATCGTCACCACCCGGGCGCTCGACACCCGTTCCGGCGCCGGTGCGCTCAACCTCACGAGTGCCTGGAGCCAGTATATCACCAACGCCTCCTGGACGCTCGCCACCATCGCGAGCGGGTTCACCGACACCTACACGTTCGACGCCTCGGTGTCCTCGCAGTCGGTCATCACGGTGACGCTGGCCTGGTACGCCGGCTACAACAGCACCGACTATTCCATCTCCGCGCTGACCGATCTCGACCTGCAAATCTGGACCACGGACGGGGACGGCAACCTCCTCGCCCTGCTGGCGACTTCGGCCACCGCTGCCGATACGACCGAACACCTCTCGTTCCTGCTCGATACGGATACCGCCACCTCCATCGCCATCTGCGTGGTGAGCAACGGCACGGTAATCGGCACCGAAAACAGCGTCACCTATGCGCTGGCGTGGGATCTGGAGTTTGTGACCTCCGCGATTCCCGAACCGGCCGGCGTGGCCTTTGCCTGCGGGACGGCGATGCTGATCCTCGTCGTGTGGCGGCGGCGGGCGACCTGA
- a CDS encoding exodeoxyribonuclease III translates to MKLVSWNVNGVRAVLQKGLLDYIAASGADVICLQETKCQPGDVQHVVWPAGYRAWWNAAQKKGYSGTAIFSRVEPVAVSCGLGLPDHDNEGRVLTAEFADFYLVNVYVPNAQHELVRLPYRRRWNADFLSYLRSLEKKKPVVVCGDMNVAHQEIDLARPKENVGNAGFSNEEREDFSTMLRAGFVDTFREFEKGPGHYSWWTYRAGARGRNIGWRIDYFLASAALRPRLKRAWIEPTVMGSDHCPVGLELK, encoded by the coding sequence ATGAAACTTGTTTCCTGGAACGTCAATGGCGTGCGCGCCGTGCTGCAAAAAGGGTTGCTCGACTACATCGCCGCCTCCGGCGCCGATGTGATCTGCCTGCAGGAAACGAAATGCCAGCCGGGCGACGTGCAGCATGTGGTATGGCCCGCCGGCTACCGCGCCTGGTGGAACGCCGCGCAGAAAAAGGGCTACAGCGGCACGGCGATTTTTTCCCGCGTGGAGCCGGTGGCCGTGAGCTGCGGGCTCGGCCTGCCCGACCACGACAACGAGGGCCGGGTGCTCACGGCGGAGTTTGCCGACTTTTATCTGGTCAACGTCTATGTTCCCAACGCCCAGCACGAGCTTGTGCGGCTGCCCTACCGGCGGCGCTGGAACGCGGATTTTCTCTCGTACCTGCGCTCGCTCGAAAAGAAGAAGCCGGTGGTGGTGTGCGGCGACATGAACGTGGCCCACCAGGAGATCGACCTCGCGCGGCCGAAGGAAAACGTGGGCAACGCCGGTTTCAGCAACGAGGAGCGGGAGGACTTTTCGACGATGCTCCGTGCCGGATTTGTGGATACGTTCCGCGAATTCGAGAAGGGTCCCGGCCACTATTCCTGGTGGACCTACCGCGCCGGTGCGCGTGGCCGCAACATCGGGTGGCGCATCGATTACTTCCTCGCCTCCGCCGCGCTGCGCCCGCGCCTGAAACGCGCCTGGATCGAACCGACCGTCATGGGCAGCGACCACTGCCCGGTCGGGCTGGAACTAAAGTAG
- a CDS encoding transcriptional regulator translates to MKLPVHKKLKGRNLIGQNMQRVRYANNPVVTFEVLEIAEALRIPITQLYGHK, encoded by the coding sequence TTGAAGCTGCCCGTTCACAAAAAACTCAAAGGCCGAAACTTGATTGGCCAAAATATGCAGCGGGTCCGTTATGCGAATAATCCCGTGGTGACTTTTGAGGTTTTGGAAATTGCCGAGGCGTTGCGCATCCCGATCACGCAACTTTATGGGCACAAGTGA